In Primulina eburnea isolate SZY01 chromosome 3, ASM2296580v1, whole genome shotgun sequence, one DNA window encodes the following:
- the LOC140827712 gene encoding uncharacterized protein isoform X1 has translation MAMATPLTSSFLEQSHRHVAGFWKDVKISGGVQPRKYYPGSKTTCPSFRSLIFCRSTKSGVRYMKPLSAVDSGLEATITDPSNNDVRIKNAEITVESKDENKMQVRVDLTGKETDIVFEKVLRNLARTAPPVPGFRREKGGKTSKVPRDFLLQILGEDRVTKFVIQEIVTSTLADYVKKENLTVKDNKINTIQTAEELKALFVPGDNFGFNATLELENSAESLAEVELSV, from the exons ATGGCAATGGCGACGCCTCTGACGTCATCATTCCTCGAGCAATCTCATCGA CATGTTGCTGGCTTTTGGAAGGATGTGAAAATCAGTGGTGGTGTACAACCTAGAAAATATTATCCGGGGAGCAAAACAACATGCCCAAG TTTCAGGTCACTAATTTTCTGCAGGTCCACAAAGTCAGGTGTGAGATATATGAAGCCATTATCTGCTGTAGACTCTG GATTAGAGGCAACAATTACAGATCCTTCCAACAACGACGTGAGAATAAAAAATGCCGAGATAACTGTGGAGTCTAAAGATGAAAATAAGATGCAG GTGAGGGTTGATTTGACAGGAAAGGAGACAGATATAGTGTTTGAAAAAGTTCTTAGAAATTTAGCTCGCACAGCACCACCAGTTCCTGGTTTTCGTAGGGAAAAAGGAG GGAAGACATCAAAG GTCCCAAGAGACTTCCTTCTACAAATTCTTGGTGAAGATCGAGTTACCAAGTTTGTAATTCAAGAAATCGTTACCTCAACATTGGCTGATTACGTAAAGAAG GAAAATCTAACTGTTAAAGACAACAAGATTAATACCATACAGACTGCTGAAGAGCTGAAGGCTCTATTTGTCCCAGGGGACAATTTCGGATTCAATGCTACATTAGAGCTTGAGAATTCTGCAGAAAGTTTGGCTGAAGTAGAATTGTCCGTTTAA
- the LOC140827712 gene encoding uncharacterized protein isoform X2 has protein sequence MAMATPLTSSFLEQSHRHVAGFWKDVKISGGVQPRKYYPGSKTTCPRSLIFCRSTKSGVRYMKPLSAVDSGLEATITDPSNNDVRIKNAEITVESKDENKMQVRVDLTGKETDIVFEKVLRNLARTAPPVPGFRREKGGKTSKVPRDFLLQILGEDRVTKFVIQEIVTSTLADYVKKENLTVKDNKINTIQTAEELKALFVPGDNFGFNATLELENSAESLAEVELSV, from the exons ATGGCAATGGCGACGCCTCTGACGTCATCATTCCTCGAGCAATCTCATCGA CATGTTGCTGGCTTTTGGAAGGATGTGAAAATCAGTGGTGGTGTACAACCTAGAAAATATTATCCGGGGAGCAAAACAACATGCCCAAG GTCACTAATTTTCTGCAGGTCCACAAAGTCAGGTGTGAGATATATGAAGCCATTATCTGCTGTAGACTCTG GATTAGAGGCAACAATTACAGATCCTTCCAACAACGACGTGAGAATAAAAAATGCCGAGATAACTGTGGAGTCTAAAGATGAAAATAAGATGCAG GTGAGGGTTGATTTGACAGGAAAGGAGACAGATATAGTGTTTGAAAAAGTTCTTAGAAATTTAGCTCGCACAGCACCACCAGTTCCTGGTTTTCGTAGGGAAAAAGGAG GGAAGACATCAAAG GTCCCAAGAGACTTCCTTCTACAAATTCTTGGTGAAGATCGAGTTACCAAGTTTGTAATTCAAGAAATCGTTACCTCAACATTGGCTGATTACGTAAAGAAG GAAAATCTAACTGTTAAAGACAACAAGATTAATACCATACAGACTGCTGAAGAGCTGAAGGCTCTATTTGTCCCAGGGGACAATTTCGGATTCAATGCTACATTAGAGCTTGAGAATTCTGCAGAAAGTTTGGCTGAAGTAGAATTGTCCGTTTAA
- the LOC140827712 gene encoding uncharacterized protein isoform X3: protein MAMATPLTSSFLEQSHRHVAGFWKDVKISGGVQPRKYYPGSKTTCPRSTKSGVRYMKPLSAVDSGLEATITDPSNNDVRIKNAEITVESKDENKMQVRVDLTGKETDIVFEKVLRNLARTAPPVPGFRREKGGKTSKVPRDFLLQILGEDRVTKFVIQEIVTSTLADYVKKENLTVKDNKINTIQTAEELKALFVPGDNFGFNATLELENSAESLAEVELSV, encoded by the exons ATGGCAATGGCGACGCCTCTGACGTCATCATTCCTCGAGCAATCTCATCGA CATGTTGCTGGCTTTTGGAAGGATGTGAAAATCAGTGGTGGTGTACAACCTAGAAAATATTATCCGGGGAGCAAAACAACATGCCCAAG GTCCACAAAGTCAGGTGTGAGATATATGAAGCCATTATCTGCTGTAGACTCTG GATTAGAGGCAACAATTACAGATCCTTCCAACAACGACGTGAGAATAAAAAATGCCGAGATAACTGTGGAGTCTAAAGATGAAAATAAGATGCAG GTGAGGGTTGATTTGACAGGAAAGGAGACAGATATAGTGTTTGAAAAAGTTCTTAGAAATTTAGCTCGCACAGCACCACCAGTTCCTGGTTTTCGTAGGGAAAAAGGAG GGAAGACATCAAAG GTCCCAAGAGACTTCCTTCTACAAATTCTTGGTGAAGATCGAGTTACCAAGTTTGTAATTCAAGAAATCGTTACCTCAACATTGGCTGATTACGTAAAGAAG GAAAATCTAACTGTTAAAGACAACAAGATTAATACCATACAGACTGCTGAAGAGCTGAAGGCTCTATTTGTCCCAGGGGACAATTTCGGATTCAATGCTACATTAGAGCTTGAGAATTCTGCAGAAAGTTTGGCTGAAGTAGAATTGTCCGTTTAA
- the LOC140827713 gene encoding probable transcription factor PosF21, whose protein sequence is MDKDKPHHGSGSLLPPSGRHSVFSPPVGSSNVKSEISGSSNLPPLGPGGLSDQGHFGLGMGSDSKRFSQDISRMPDNPPKNLGHRRAHSEILTLPDDISFDSDLGIVGGFDGPSFSDDTEEDLLSMYLDMDKFNSTSATSEFQMGESSVSSAAESGALSATATLTDNLAPSFTDKPRIRHQHSQSMDGSTTIKPEMLVSGSDDPSSVETKKSLSAAKLAELALIDPKRAKRIWANRQSAARSKERKMRYIAELERKVQTLQTEATSLSAQLTLLQRDTHGLTVENNELKLRLQTMEQQVQLQDALNDALKEEVQHFKVLTGQTIPNGGPMLNFPASTYGTEKPYYSNNQAMHALLTAQQLQQLQLHSQKQQNQFQQHQMHQFQQQQQSPQPSMQLHQQAGDVKASSIQKDIDPDASSKD, encoded by the exons ATGGATAAGGATAAGCCTCACCATGGTAGTGGCAGTTTACTACCTCCGTCAGGGAGGCATTCTGTCTTCTCACCACCGGTGGGCAGTTCTAATGTGAAGTCGGAGATATCTGGATCATCAAATTTGCCTCCGCTGGGCCCGGGTGGTTTATCAGACCAGGGCCATTTTGGTCTCGGCATGGGATCTGATTCGAAAAGATTCagtcaagatataagcaggatgcCTGACAACCCACCTAAGAATCTGGGCCACCGACGAGCTCATTCAGAGATTCTTACCCTTCCAGATGATATAAGTTTTGACAGTGATTTAGGAATCGTGGGTGGATTTGATGGACCATCATTTTCTGATGACACCGAGGAGGACTTGCTCTCCATGTATCTTGATATGGATAAGTTTAATTCGACCTCCGCTACTTCTGAATTCCAAATGGGTGAATCGTCTGTTTCGTCAGCTGCGGAATCTGGTGCGCTATCTGCGACCGCAACATTAACTGATAATCTGGCTCCATCTTTCACTGATAAGCCAAGAATTAGGCATCAACATAGCCAGTCCATGGATGGTTCAACAACTATCAAGCCAGAGATGCTCGTGTCAGGTTCCGATGATCCATCTTCTGTTGAGACTAAGAAATCCTTGTCTGCTGCTAAACTTGCTGAGCTTGCTCTTATTGACCCTAAGCGTGCTAAGAG GATTTGGGCAAATAGGCAGTCAGCAGCGAGGTCAAAGGAACGGAAGATGAGATATATTGCTGAGCTTGAAAGGAAAGTCCAAACTTTGCAAACTGAAGCAACTTCCTTGTCTGCTCAGTTGACCTTATTGCAG AGAGATACACATGGTCTTACTGTAGAAAACAATGAGCTCAAACTGCGGTTACAAACTATGGAACAACAAGTGCAGTTGCAAGATG CATTAAATGATGCCCTGAAGGAGGAGGTTCAGCATTTTAAGGTGCTGACAGGACAGACGATTCCAAACGGTGGACCTATGCTGAATTTTCCTGCATCAACCTATGGAACCGAAAAGCCTTACTATAGCAACAACCAAGCTATGCATGCATTATTAACAGCTCAACAATTACAGCAGCTCCAATTACATTCCCAGAAGCAACAGAATCAGTTTCAACAGCACCAGATGCATCAAtttcagcagcagcagcagtcgCCACAACCCTCTATGCAGCTGCATCAACAAGCTGGGGACGTGAAGGCATCATCCATTCAAAAAGACATTGATCCAGATGCGTCATCAAAGGATTAG
- the LOC140827714 gene encoding F-box protein At2g35280-like, whose protein sequence is MPRIKKRISRQYSCNETRREVSRIETFPNELVSEVLARVAASSVIDIINAKSSCKTFKEIGEDSYVYHHVSLDKLCTDSWTPLSEEQQAFLNKCWKSENPELLYRQAVVDYFNGVDLESACNQLHKAMKSSHIGALYVTCIILILNDDDKFKDKGIEIISNMQKSASMRRKLISHRKNLMESLRRMWVKNPILNQKPIFCKTPHRNRWRSGWRDMDAKLQCQACCVDREISAICGFFS, encoded by the exons ATGCCAAGAATTAAGAAGAGAATATCCAGACAATATTCCTGCAATGAAACTCGACGTGAGGTTTCAAGAATCGAAACTTTTCCGAATGAATTGGTTAGTGAAGTTTTGGCTCGAGTAGCAGCATCTTCGGTTATCGATATAATCAACGCCAAGTCGAG TTGTAAAACATTCAAAGAAATTGGCGAAGATTCGTATGTCTACCATCATGTGTCTCTGGACAAGCTGTGTACAGATTCCTGGACGCCTCTGAGTGAAGAACAACAGGCTTTCTTGAACAAGTGCTGGAAATCGGAAAATCCCGAATTGTTGTATCGACAAGCAGTG GTGGACTACTTTAATGGGGTGGATCTTGAATCGGCTTGCAACCAACTACACAAGGCTATGAAGTCAAGTCACATTGGGGCACTTTATGTCACTTGCATAATACTAATTTTGAACGATGATGACAAGTTTAAAGACAAGGGTATTGAAATCATTAGTAACATGCAGAAGTCCGCATCGATGAGACGAAAACTGATTTCGCACCGGAAAAATTTGATGGAATCTCTGAGGCGAATGTGGGTGAAGAATCCCATCTTAAACCAGAAGCCCATCTTCTGCAAAACGCCACATCGAAATCGCTGGAGATCTGGGTGGAGGGATATGGATGCAAAGTTGCAGTGCCAAGCTTGTTGTGTTGATAGGGAGATCAGTGCTATTTGTGGATTTTTCAGTTGA
- the LOC140827404 gene encoding probable transcription factor PosF21, with amino-acid sequence LTSVSFVAPDRIWANRQSAARSKERKMRYIAELERKVQTLQTEATSLSAQLTLLQRDTHGLTVENNELKLRLQTMEQQVQLQDALNDALKEEVQHFKVLTGQTIPNGGPMLNFPASTYGTEKPYYSNNQAMHALLTAQQLQQLQLHSQKQQNQFQQHQMHQFQQQQQSPQPSMQLHQQAGDVKASSIQKDIDPDASSKD; translated from the exons ttaacTTCCGTCTCTTTTGTGGCTCCTGATAGGATTTGGGCAAATAGGCAGTCAGCAGCGAGGTCAAAGGAACGGAAGATGAGATATATTGCTGAGCTTGAAAGGAAAGTCCAAACTTTGCAAACTGAAGCAACTTCCTTGTCTGCTCAGTTGACCTTATTGCAG AGAGATACACATGGTCTTACTGTAGAAAACAATGAGCTCAAACTGCGGTTACAAACTATGGAACAACAAGTGCAGTTGCAAGATG CATTAAATGATGCCCTGAAGGAGGAGGTTCAGCATTTTAAGGTGCTGACAGGACAGACGATTCCAAACGGTGGACCTATGCTGAATTTTCCTGCATCAACCTATGGAACCGAAAAGCCTTACTATAGCAACAACCAAGCTATGCATGCATTATTAACAGCTCAACAATTACAGCAGCTCCAATTACATTCCCAGAAGCAACAGAATCAGTTTCAACAGCACCAGATGCATCAAtttcagcagcagcagcagtcgCCACAACCCTCTATGCAGCTGCATCAACAAGCTGGGGACGTGAAGGCATCATCCATTCAAAAAGACATTGATCCAGATGCGTCATCAAAGGATTAG